A window of Bacteroidales bacterium contains these coding sequences:
- a CDS encoding nodulation protein NfeD produces the protein MTKIFLATILMVIWSCQALLADTSYKKVLKFEIKQNIEPATWRLTQKVFEYAKNHRVTHIILELNTYGGMVDIADSIRSKILYSPTPVYTFINNNAASAGALISIACKKIYMQKGATIGAATVVDQEGKVMPDKYQSYMRSIMRATAEYHGKKKIKNDTNQVEIWIRDPRIAEAMVDPSIKIEGIVDSGKVLSFTANEAMQYGYCDGIAENIYEVLDKAQLKNAEFIEYKPSFIEKIIYFLMNPLIQGLLIMLIIGGIYFELQTPGVGFPLIAAITGAVFYFAPLYLEGLAEHWEILLFIIGIGLLIVEIFVTPGFGVIGTMGIIAVIVGLTLSMVDNIVFTIDGALFPALGKAFSIVIFSLLCSFFLSLYFSQKLFTNQGRFKHLALNTTQKMDEGYIGIETTIAQIVGKQGIAATTLRPSGKIDIDGIWYDAVSEDGLIHVNEPIEVVKFLNNQAYVRRIKKG, from the coding sequence ATGACAAAGATTTTTTTAGCGACTATATTAATGGTAATATGGTCGTGCCAAGCTTTGCTGGCTGATACATCCTATAAAAAGGTATTAAAGTTCGAAATTAAACAAAATATTGAACCAGCTACATGGAGGCTTACTCAAAAAGTCTTTGAATATGCTAAAAATCATAGAGTTACTCATATTATACTTGAACTAAATACTTACGGAGGCATGGTCGATATTGCCGATTCTATACGTTCAAAAATTCTTTATTCGCCAACTCCCGTTTATACTTTTATAAATAACAATGCTGCATCGGCGGGTGCTTTAATTTCTATTGCTTGCAAAAAAATATATATGCAAAAAGGTGCAACTATAGGTGCAGCAACCGTTGTTGATCAGGAAGGAAAAGTGATGCCCGATAAATATCAATCTTACATGCGAAGTATTATGCGAGCTACTGCCGAATATCATGGTAAGAAAAAAATAAAAAACGATACAAACCAAGTAGAAATATGGATTCGTGATCCTCGTATTGCAGAAGCGATGGTTGATCCCAGCATTAAGATAGAGGGAATTGTCGACTCTGGAAAAGTTCTTTCATTTACTGCTAATGAAGCTATGCAATACGGATATTGCGATGGTATAGCTGAAAATATATACGAAGTATTAGATAAAGCTCAACTGAAAAATGCCGAATTTATTGAATATAAACCTTCATTTATAGAAAAAATAATATACTTTTTAATGAATCCACTTATTCAAGGATTGCTCATTATGCTGATAATAGGTGGCATTTATTTTGAATTGCAAACCCCTGGTGTAGGTTTTCCTTTAATTGCAGCTATTACCGGAGCTGTATTTTATTTTGCCCCTCTTTATTTAGAAGGACTTGCCGAACATTGGGAAATTCTTTTGTTTATCATAGGTATCGGACTTCTTATTGTAGAAATATTTGTAACTCCGGGATTCGGAGTGATAGGCACTATGGGTATTATTGCCGTTATAGTAGGCTTAACACTAAGCATGGTCGATAATATTGTTTTTACCATTGATGGAGCCCTTTTTCCTGCATTAGGAAAGGCTTTTTCAATAGTAATATTTTCGCTCCTATGTTCGTTCTTTCTTTCACTCTATTTTTCGCAAAAATTATTTACTAACCAAGGTCGTTTTAAGCATTTAGCATTAAATACCACTCAAAAAATGGATGAGGGTTATATTGGCATTGAAACAACCATCGCTCAAATTGTGGGTAAACAAGGTATAGCAGCCACGACCTTACGTCCATCAGGTAAAATCGACATTGATGGCATTTGGTACGATGCCGTTTCGGAAGATGGGCTCATTCATGTAAACGAACCGATTGAAGTTGTTAAGTTTCTAAATAACCAGGCCTATGTCAGAAGAATTAAAAAAGGATGA
- a CDS encoding GNAT family N-acetyltransferase has translation MSEELKKDDFIVRDFKAEDFPKVLTIWEETGLGGAHRGDNLEIIMDTLQHGGAFFILENTNNHDIVGTAWITNDFRRLYLHHFGMARAYQGKGLSHLLADACIRFGKQKKIQMKLEVHRENQKAKKLYLKHGFKDLGDYEVMIIRNYDE, from the coding sequence ATGTCAGAAGAATTAAAAAAGGATGATTTTATTGTACGTGATTTTAAAGCAGAAGATTTCCCCAAGGTATTAACAATATGGGAAGAAACGGGCTTAGGAGGTGCTCATCGTGGCGATAATTTAGAAATTATTATGGATACCCTTCAGCATGGAGGAGCCTTTTTTATACTTGAAAACACTAATAATCACGATATAGTTGGTACGGCATGGATTACCAACGATTTTCGTCGATTGTATTTGCACCATTTCGGAATGGCAAGGGCATATCAGGGCAAAGGTCTCTCGCATCTATTGGCTGACGCATGCATTCGCTTTGGAAAACAAAAAAAAATACAAATGAAGCTCGAAGTGCATAGAGAAAACCAAAAGGCTAAAAAGCTATACTTAAAGCATGGTTTTAAAGATTTAGGCGATTATGAAGTTATGATAATTAGAAATTACGATGAATAA